From Anopheles funestus chromosome 3RL, idAnoFuneDA-416_04, whole genome shotgun sequence, a single genomic window includes:
- the LOC125767264 gene encoding rho guanine nucleotide exchange factor 18 isoform X4, with protein sequence MDGTNHNVLSEELLLLSSDDENDADLVIDYLSEDQSITPKCTDASACSNEIENCCVLKPTTGAAVNVIELARTNGSNSDATTNNHSNMVPIISVTPHSPGAKFNFLEDTLNQLQCLRESVAHMKNSTLQNTALGGIGSTMSSTKLFSSCPSLPDLTIANPINVWPHHHVLYGLNNDRRKSWTAIEDLTECTKSSHKSVSLSSLDSEEQESLRAAERLHNRTSRNSTGGISTHSLNEAELARDFEKVVAKRNLVPVVPRIPLQKSISTPSIAPVRNQTVKEDNLASSRHLSDSEDETHDRSLLCVRDKNEEYPEHHEKRRKRGSLFFRKKKDKSKTKGQSSVCDACGAVINLATYKEHAVECKAKIAKKYFQAQPKPSSNKKSSANSHNSSQHDDQGRDYYDGNVHNDNANYSDDVPLIRDEFLHEAPIGPHELGAEPILGVAIDEHDSWSPSVPKEVVKGLKDKQVKRQEHIYEFIMTEKHHVQTLLVMQKVFVESLQKHFSHLNLERMFPRLVELTELHTGFLRKLRLKQREHHIVDSIADILLDFFSSMSAQKLKSSYGEFCSNHRSALDTFKCYMTGDNVFAEWYKHCQQNPLLKKKGIPECILFVTQRLTKYPLLIDPLLKSSREDKIEQEKLQKAMSLVKEILVDVDARVADKEKEDRQLEIFKRIDAKSCAIFKKDKFKKSDIISCNRKLRFEGVATLMQGRSKMQTVLVVVLSDCLFFLLENSHKYSFFTPENKAGVVSLQKLLIREKAGTESRGIYIISSNPAYPEMYELKVQNPKDKNVWIQSIRAAVIDCPSDESETEDYMSIEQRQKIIDLKQANIREIISLGTTELEGKMRQKDFEQAILLEEKIALQLSLLLDNEQNAEQLGPAVESFISNYGSYRDLISDDCDTIEIWKRVLNSIQEISSLASSLYTAATGLPLSRSTSSVGERQSELFISPTLPKRAETFGGFDERRSKQLVTGGVIGGTNSTMHTANSRDAVLSTLSAGYFTNRETYEKREQQTHSSSSGLDVEQLSMLANPHVTTSYGQQKLLGTGGGTEGISSDLAKDQNYAALHVSHHLHTLLCIISQQMTTIQSLQHQLNSYRENPKTLYRHNDQLEELRNLQDKLQEEKTMWQKQKEQEERELEETKHSQKALQEQIRAEQEDIRQQREQLYRKMEILSSQGLLHSPSVALPIPTGVASSLEETQSVSEEHHVDSVFGGSITPGSMVGSSVTIDRKKDKWRTASITKTPPVNLVSATNAAKINATSIKQQLPLKLSSLSSTKQGSPASNLVMSPNSSNAAMASHAAATGVTQMFPLKLADKKISSTGTPNHSRTGSSPAVIQQQIQVQSGNPATRTNTYPKIPERFRLRSSDNYPGPPSTACSAASQTYQYSSPSHPMVALSSTPPPLVPARNSIQQESSGARTSSPISTRHSSLQSPQKPSDPSQLGGSKGDSSSKAKEEEVMYF encoded by the exons ATGGATGGTACAAATCATAATGTGCTATCTGAAgaacttttgttgttgtcatcAG ATGATGAAAACGATGCTGATCTGGTTATTGATTACCTGAGCGAAGATCAATCCATCACCCCGAAATGCACGGATGCCTCCGCTTGCTCTAATGAGATAGAAAACTGTTGCGTTCTGAAGCCTACAACAGGTGCAGCAGTAAACGTCATCGAGTTGGCGAGAACAAACGGTAGCAATAGTGACGCGACTACAAATAATCACAGCAACATGGTGCCAATAATTAGTGTGACTCCACACAGCCCTGGGGCCAAGTTTAACTTTCTAG AGGACACACTTAATCAGCTACAATGTCTACGAGAAAGTGTAGCCCATATGAAAAATTCTACACTTCAAAACACGGCGTTGGGCGGCATTGGTTCGACG ATGTCCTCGACGAAATTGTTCTCCTCGTGTCCTTCGTTGCCGGATCTTACTATAGCAAACCCTATTAACGTTTGGCCGCATCATCATGTGCTGTACGGTTTGAATAATGATAGAAGAAAGTCATGGACCGCCATCGAGGATTTAACAGAATGCACAAAGTCATCACACAAAAG CGTCAGTTTGTCTAGTCTAGACAGCGAAGAGCAGGAATCGTTACGAGCTGCGGAACGACTACATAATCGAACGAGTAGAAACAGTACGGGTGGAATATCAACACATTCCTTAAACGAAGCTGAGTTAGCA AGGGATTTCGAGAAAGTTGTTGCAAAACGCAATCTGGTGCCCGTGGTTCCACGAATTCCTTTACAAAAAAGCATATCCACTCCATCTATAGCGCCGGTTCGGAATCAGACTGTTAAGGAAGATAATCTAGCCTC TTCGAGGCATCTTTCTGACAGTGAAGATGAAACTCATGATCGATCACTACTTTGTGTGAGAGATAAAAA TGAGGAATATCCAGAACATCACGAAAAACGACGAAAGCGTGGTTCATTATTTTTCCGGAAGAAGAAAGataaatctaaaacaaaaggaCAATCCTCCGTTTGTGATG CTTGTGGAGCAGTTATAAATCTGGCAACATACAAAGAGCACGCAGTAGAATGCAAAGCAAAGATAGCAAAG AAATATTTCCAGGCTCAACCAAAACCTAGCTCAAATAAGAAGAGCTCTGCCAACAG CCACAATTCCTCGCAACACGATGATCAGGGTAGAGACTATTATGATGGCAACGTGCATAATGATAACGCTAA TTACTCAGACGACGTTCCGTTGATAAGGGATGAATTTCTGCACGAAGCGCCTATCGGTCCACATGAACTGGGTGCCGAGCCAATCCTAGGCGTTGCAATTGATGAGCACGACTCATGGAGCCCCAGTGTCCCGAAGGAGGTTGTCAAGGGATTGAAAGACAAACAG GTGAAACGTCAAGAACACATTTATGAATTTATCATGACAGAGAAGCATCATGTTCAAACTTTACTAGTCATGCAGAAGGTATTTGTAGAAAGTCTTCAGAAACACTTCAGCCATCTTAACTTAGAACGGATGTTTCCAAGGCTCGTTGAGCTAACCGAGCTACACACGGGATTCCTTCGCAAACTGAGATTAAAGCAAAGAGAACATCACATAGTTGATAGCATTGCCGATATCTTGCTCGACTTTTTCTCCTCAATGTCGGCCCAGAAACTGAAAAGTTCGTACGGCGAATTTTGTTCAAATCATCGATCAGCGCTGGATACGTTCAAGTGCTATATGACTGGTGACAACGTGTTCGCTGAATGGTACAAGCATTGTCAGCAAAATCCACTCCTAAAGAAGAAAGGCATCCCCGAATGTATTCTTTTCGTTACACAGCGTTTAACTAAATACCCATTACTTATCGATCCATTGCTGAAAAGCTCTCGTGAAGATAAGATTGAGCAGGAAAAACTGCAGAAGGCCATGTCGCTGGTAAAGGAGATACTAGTTGACGTAGATGCCCGGGTGGCTGATAAAGAGAAAGAGGATCGTCAATTAGAAATTTTTAAACGCATTGATGCTAAGTCCTGTGCTATCTTTAAAAaggataaatttaaaaaatcggaCATAATATCATGCAATCGAAAGCTGAG ATTCGAAGGGGTAGCCACTTTAATGCAAGGCCGATCTAAAATGCAGACTGTTCTGGTAGTGGTCCTGTCGGATTGcttgttttttctgttggaaAATTCGCATAAATATTCCTTCTTCACACCGGAGAATAAG GCGGGCGTTGTTTCTTTGCAAAAGCTTTTAATTCGTGAAAAAGCTGGCACAGAATCCCGAGGTATTTATATCATATCTTCAAACCCGGCTTATCCGGAAATGTACGAACTAAAGGTACAAAATccaaaagataaaaatgtgTGGATTCAATCAATACG TGCTGCCGTCATTGACTGTCCCTCGGATGAGTCGGAAACAGAAGACTACATGAGCATTGAACAAAGGCAAAAAATAATAGATCTGAAACAAGCCAATATTCGGGAGATAATTT CCCTCGGAACTACCGAACTGGAAG GTAAAATGCGACAGAAGGACTTCGAGCAGGCGATATTACTTGAAGAAAAGATAGCACTACAGTTGAGCTTGTTGCTGGATAACGAGCAAAATGCTGAGCAGCTGGGTCCCGCCGTTGAGTCATTTATCTCAAATTACGGATCGTATAGAGATCTTATCTCCGATGACTGTGATACTATAGAAATATGGAAACGGGTGTTGAACTCTATACAAGAAATTAGTTCTCTGGCTTCTTCCCTCTACACGGCTGCGACGGGATTACCGCTATCTAGGTCCACCAGCTCAGTTGGTGAGCGTCAGAGCGAATTGTTCATCTCCCCTACCTTACCAAAACGAGCAGAAACGTTTGGTGGATTTGATGAACGTCGATCAAAACAACTCGTCACCGGCGGAGTAATTGGAGGTACTAATTCAACAATGCATACTGCCAATTCACGAGACGCCGTTCTTTCAACATTATCCGCTGGATATTTTACCAACCGCGAAACGTACGAAAAACGAGAACAACAGACTCATTCTTCGTCTTCTGGGTTGGACGTCGAGCAGCTTTCTATGTTGGCTAATCCTCACGTTACTACTTCATACGGCCAGCAGAAGTTGTTGGGCACCGGCGGTGGTACAGAGGGTATTTCATCTGACTTAGCCAAAGATCAGAATTACGCAGCTTTACACGTATCGCACCATCTGCACACCCTGCTTTGCATAATCTCACAGCAAATGACAACCATTCAGAGCCTACAGCATCAGTTAAATAGTTATCGCGAAAATCCAAAGACGCTGTACCGACATAACGACCAGTTGGAAGAATTGCGTAACTTGCAGGATAAGCTGCAGGAGGAGAAAACGATGTGGCAGAAGCAGAAAGAACAGGAGGAGCGCGAActtgaagaaacgaaacactcACAAAAAGCTTTGCAAGAGCAGATACGAGCAGAGCAGGAAGATATCAGACAGCAACGTGAACAACTGTATCGAAAGATGGAAATTTTATCTAGCCAAGGATTGCTACATTCCCCAAGT GTTGCTTTACCTATACCAACTGGAGTAGCATCATCTTTAGAGGAAACGCAAAGTGTCAGCGAAGAGCACCATGTGGATAGTGTTTTCGGAGGTAGCATTACACCCGGTTCGATGGTTGGATCTTCGGTTACAATCGATCGAAAGAAAGATAAATGGCGAACAGCGAGCA TCACCAAGACACCACCAGTGAACCTAGTAAGTGCAACTAATGCAGCGAAGATTAATGCAACTAGCATAAAGCAGCAGCTGCCGCTAAAACTATCATCATTGTCGAG CACAAAGCAGGGTTCACCTGCCAGTAACTTGGTAATGTCACCTAACAGTAGTAATGCTGCCATGGCTTCGCATGCAGCTGCTACTGGTGTGACCCAAATGTTCCCCTTAAAGCTTGCTGACAAAAAG ATTTCTTCCACTGGGACTCCGAATCATTCTCGAACCGGTAGCAGTCCTGCTGTAATACAGCAACAAATTCAAGTACAATCAGGCAATCCTGCTACTAG aACAAACACCTATCCAAAAATACCAGAACGCTTTCGTTTGAGAAGTTCTGACAACTATCCCGGTCCACCAAGTACTGCTTGTTCAGCTGCATCACAAACGTATCAGTATTCATCACCGTCACATCCTATGGTGGCATTGTCTTCGACTCCTCCTCCACTCGTGCCCGCTAGAAACTCGATACAGCAGGAGTCGAGCGGAGCGCGTACATCCTCTCCGATTTCTACTCGCCATTCCAGCTTGCAGTCACCTCAGAAACCTTCGGATCCTTCACAATTAGGAGGCAGCAAAggtgacagcagcagcaaggcCAAGGAGGAAGAAGTTATGTACTTTTGA
- the LOC125767264 gene encoding rho guanine nucleotide exchange factor 18 isoform X5, translating into MDGTNHNVLSEELLLLSSDDENDADLVIDYLSEDQSITPKCTDASACSNEIENCCVLKPTTGAAVNVIELARTNGSNSDATTNNHSNMVPIISVTPHSPGAKFNFLEDTLNQLQCLRESVAHMKNSTLQNTALGGIGSTMSSTKLFSSCPSLPDLTIANPINVWPHHHVLYGLNNDRRKSWTAIEDLTECTKSSHKSVSLSSLDSEEQESLRAAERLHNRTSRNSTGGISTHSLNEAELARDFEKVVAKRNLVPVVPRIPLQKSISTPSIAPVRNQTVKEDNLASSRHLSDSEDETHDRSLLCVRDKNEEYPEHHEKRRKRGSLFFRKKKDKSKTKGQSSVCDACGAVINLATYKEHAVECKAKIAKKYFQAQPKPSSNKKSSANSYSDDVPLIRDEFLHEAPIGPHELGAEPILGVAIDEHDSWSPSVPKEVVKGLKDKQVKRQEHIYEFIMTEKHHVQTLLVMQKVFVESLQKHFSHLNLERMFPRLVELTELHTGFLRKLRLKQREHHIVDSIADILLDFFSSMSAQKLKSSYGEFCSNHRSALDTFKCYMTGDNVFAEWYKHCQQNPLLKKKGIPECILFVTQRLTKYPLLIDPLLKSSREDKIEQEKLQKAMSLVKEILVDVDARVADKEKEDRQLEIFKRIDAKSCAIFKKDKFKKSDIISCNRKLRFEGVATLMQGRSKMQTVLVVVLSDCLFFLLENSHKYSFFTPENKAGVVSLQKLLIREKAGTESRGIYIISSNPAYPEMYELKVQNPKDKNVWIQSIRAAVIDCPSDESETEDYMSIEQRQKIIDLKQANIREIISLGTTELEGKMRQKDFEQAILLEEKIALQLSLLLDNEQNAEQLGPAVESFISNYGSYRDLISDDCDTIEIWKRVLNSIQEISSLASSLYTAATGLPLSRSTSSVGERQSELFISPTLPKRAETFGGFDERRSKQLVTGGVIGGTNSTMHTANSRDAVLSTLSAGYFTNRETYEKREQQTHSSSSGLDVEQLSMLANPHVTTSYGQQKLLGTGGGTEGISSDLAKDQNYAALHVSHHLHTLLCIISQQMTTIQSLQHQLNSYRENPKTLYRHNDQLEELRNLQDKLQEEKTMWQKQKEQEERELEETKHSQKALQEQIRAEQEDIRQQREQLYRKMEILSSQGLLHSPSVALPIPTGVASSLEETQSVSEEHHVDSVFGGSITPGSMVGSSVTIDRKKDKWRTASITKTPPVNLVSATNAAKINATSIKQQLPLKLSSLSSTKQGSPASNLVMSPNSSNAAMASHAAATGVTQMFPLKLADKKISSTGTPNHSRTGSSPAVIQQQIQVQSGNPATRTNTYPKIPERFRLRSSDNYPGPPSTACSAASQTYQYSSPSHPMVALSSTPPPLVPARNSIQQESSGARTSSPISTRHSSLQSPQKPSDPSQLGGSKGDSSSKAKEEEVMYF; encoded by the exons ATGGATGGTACAAATCATAATGTGCTATCTGAAgaacttttgttgttgtcatcAG ATGATGAAAACGATGCTGATCTGGTTATTGATTACCTGAGCGAAGATCAATCCATCACCCCGAAATGCACGGATGCCTCCGCTTGCTCTAATGAGATAGAAAACTGTTGCGTTCTGAAGCCTACAACAGGTGCAGCAGTAAACGTCATCGAGTTGGCGAGAACAAACGGTAGCAATAGTGACGCGACTACAAATAATCACAGCAACATGGTGCCAATAATTAGTGTGACTCCACACAGCCCTGGGGCCAAGTTTAACTTTCTAG AGGACACACTTAATCAGCTACAATGTCTACGAGAAAGTGTAGCCCATATGAAAAATTCTACACTTCAAAACACGGCGTTGGGCGGCATTGGTTCGACG ATGTCCTCGACGAAATTGTTCTCCTCGTGTCCTTCGTTGCCGGATCTTACTATAGCAAACCCTATTAACGTTTGGCCGCATCATCATGTGCTGTACGGTTTGAATAATGATAGAAGAAAGTCATGGACCGCCATCGAGGATTTAACAGAATGCACAAAGTCATCACACAAAAG CGTCAGTTTGTCTAGTCTAGACAGCGAAGAGCAGGAATCGTTACGAGCTGCGGAACGACTACATAATCGAACGAGTAGAAACAGTACGGGTGGAATATCAACACATTCCTTAAACGAAGCTGAGTTAGCA AGGGATTTCGAGAAAGTTGTTGCAAAACGCAATCTGGTGCCCGTGGTTCCACGAATTCCTTTACAAAAAAGCATATCCACTCCATCTATAGCGCCGGTTCGGAATCAGACTGTTAAGGAAGATAATCTAGCCTC TTCGAGGCATCTTTCTGACAGTGAAGATGAAACTCATGATCGATCACTACTTTGTGTGAGAGATAAAAA TGAGGAATATCCAGAACATCACGAAAAACGACGAAAGCGTGGTTCATTATTTTTCCGGAAGAAGAAAGataaatctaaaacaaaaggaCAATCCTCCGTTTGTGATG CTTGTGGAGCAGTTATAAATCTGGCAACATACAAAGAGCACGCAGTAGAATGCAAAGCAAAGATAGCAAAG AAATATTTCCAGGCTCAACCAAAACCTAGCTCAAATAAGAAGAGCTCTGCCAACAG TTACTCAGACGACGTTCCGTTGATAAGGGATGAATTTCTGCACGAAGCGCCTATCGGTCCACATGAACTGGGTGCCGAGCCAATCCTAGGCGTTGCAATTGATGAGCACGACTCATGGAGCCCCAGTGTCCCGAAGGAGGTTGTCAAGGGATTGAAAGACAAACAG GTGAAACGTCAAGAACACATTTATGAATTTATCATGACAGAGAAGCATCATGTTCAAACTTTACTAGTCATGCAGAAGGTATTTGTAGAAAGTCTTCAGAAACACTTCAGCCATCTTAACTTAGAACGGATGTTTCCAAGGCTCGTTGAGCTAACCGAGCTACACACGGGATTCCTTCGCAAACTGAGATTAAAGCAAAGAGAACATCACATAGTTGATAGCATTGCCGATATCTTGCTCGACTTTTTCTCCTCAATGTCGGCCCAGAAACTGAAAAGTTCGTACGGCGAATTTTGTTCAAATCATCGATCAGCGCTGGATACGTTCAAGTGCTATATGACTGGTGACAACGTGTTCGCTGAATGGTACAAGCATTGTCAGCAAAATCCACTCCTAAAGAAGAAAGGCATCCCCGAATGTATTCTTTTCGTTACACAGCGTTTAACTAAATACCCATTACTTATCGATCCATTGCTGAAAAGCTCTCGTGAAGATAAGATTGAGCAGGAAAAACTGCAGAAGGCCATGTCGCTGGTAAAGGAGATACTAGTTGACGTAGATGCCCGGGTGGCTGATAAAGAGAAAGAGGATCGTCAATTAGAAATTTTTAAACGCATTGATGCTAAGTCCTGTGCTATCTTTAAAAaggataaatttaaaaaatcggaCATAATATCATGCAATCGAAAGCTGAG ATTCGAAGGGGTAGCCACTTTAATGCAAGGCCGATCTAAAATGCAGACTGTTCTGGTAGTGGTCCTGTCGGATTGcttgttttttctgttggaaAATTCGCATAAATATTCCTTCTTCACACCGGAGAATAAG GCGGGCGTTGTTTCTTTGCAAAAGCTTTTAATTCGTGAAAAAGCTGGCACAGAATCCCGAGGTATTTATATCATATCTTCAAACCCGGCTTATCCGGAAATGTACGAACTAAAGGTACAAAATccaaaagataaaaatgtgTGGATTCAATCAATACG TGCTGCCGTCATTGACTGTCCCTCGGATGAGTCGGAAACAGAAGACTACATGAGCATTGAACAAAGGCAAAAAATAATAGATCTGAAACAAGCCAATATTCGGGAGATAATTT CCCTCGGAACTACCGAACTGGAAG GTAAAATGCGACAGAAGGACTTCGAGCAGGCGATATTACTTGAAGAAAAGATAGCACTACAGTTGAGCTTGTTGCTGGATAACGAGCAAAATGCTGAGCAGCTGGGTCCCGCCGTTGAGTCATTTATCTCAAATTACGGATCGTATAGAGATCTTATCTCCGATGACTGTGATACTATAGAAATATGGAAACGGGTGTTGAACTCTATACAAGAAATTAGTTCTCTGGCTTCTTCCCTCTACACGGCTGCGACGGGATTACCGCTATCTAGGTCCACCAGCTCAGTTGGTGAGCGTCAGAGCGAATTGTTCATCTCCCCTACCTTACCAAAACGAGCAGAAACGTTTGGTGGATTTGATGAACGTCGATCAAAACAACTCGTCACCGGCGGAGTAATTGGAGGTACTAATTCAACAATGCATACTGCCAATTCACGAGACGCCGTTCTTTCAACATTATCCGCTGGATATTTTACCAACCGCGAAACGTACGAAAAACGAGAACAACAGACTCATTCTTCGTCTTCTGGGTTGGACGTCGAGCAGCTTTCTATGTTGGCTAATCCTCACGTTACTACTTCATACGGCCAGCAGAAGTTGTTGGGCACCGGCGGTGGTACAGAGGGTATTTCATCTGACTTAGCCAAAGATCAGAATTACGCAGCTTTACACGTATCGCACCATCTGCACACCCTGCTTTGCATAATCTCACAGCAAATGACAACCATTCAGAGCCTACAGCATCAGTTAAATAGTTATCGCGAAAATCCAAAGACGCTGTACCGACATAACGACCAGTTGGAAGAATTGCGTAACTTGCAGGATAAGCTGCAGGAGGAGAAAACGATGTGGCAGAAGCAGAAAGAACAGGAGGAGCGCGAActtgaagaaacgaaacactcACAAAAAGCTTTGCAAGAGCAGATACGAGCAGAGCAGGAAGATATCAGACAGCAACGTGAACAACTGTATCGAAAGATGGAAATTTTATCTAGCCAAGGATTGCTACATTCCCCAAGT GTTGCTTTACCTATACCAACTGGAGTAGCATCATCTTTAGAGGAAACGCAAAGTGTCAGCGAAGAGCACCATGTGGATAGTGTTTTCGGAGGTAGCATTACACCCGGTTCGATGGTTGGATCTTCGGTTACAATCGATCGAAAGAAAGATAAATGGCGAACAGCGAGCA TCACCAAGACACCACCAGTGAACCTAGTAAGTGCAACTAATGCAGCGAAGATTAATGCAACTAGCATAAAGCAGCAGCTGCCGCTAAAACTATCATCATTGTCGAG CACAAAGCAGGGTTCACCTGCCAGTAACTTGGTAATGTCACCTAACAGTAGTAATGCTGCCATGGCTTCGCATGCAGCTGCTACTGGTGTGACCCAAATGTTCCCCTTAAAGCTTGCTGACAAAAAG ATTTCTTCCACTGGGACTCCGAATCATTCTCGAACCGGTAGCAGTCCTGCTGTAATACAGCAACAAATTCAAGTACAATCAGGCAATCCTGCTACTAG aACAAACACCTATCCAAAAATACCAGAACGCTTTCGTTTGAGAAGTTCTGACAACTATCCCGGTCCACCAAGTACTGCTTGTTCAGCTGCATCACAAACGTATCAGTATTCATCACCGTCACATCCTATGGTGGCATTGTCTTCGACTCCTCCTCCACTCGTGCCCGCTAGAAACTCGATACAGCAGGAGTCGAGCGGAGCGCGTACATCCTCTCCGATTTCTACTCGCCATTCCAGCTTGCAGTCACCTCAGAAACCTTCGGATCCTTCACAATTAGGAGGCAGCAAAggtgacagcagcagcaaggcCAAGGAGGAAGAAGTTATGTACTTTTGA